In a single window of the Tautonia plasticadhaerens genome:
- a CDS encoding serine/threonine-protein kinase: MAASDRDLLFGLLALQNGLIDQVQLVGAFQAWTRDRGRALDDHLVALGHLEADARDGVAAMLVLHLKKNGGDTERSLASLPAGRSTRDRLAALADPELTGSVARIGGASDATEEGEGDAGRTTTYSVGTATSEGQRFRILRPHARGGLGAVFVALDDELHREVALKKILDGHADDPTSRARFLAEAEITGGLEHPGIVPVYGLGSFDDGRPYYAMRFIRGDSLKEAIGRFHGDESIRRDPGRRSLELRKLLRRFLDVCNAIEYAHARGVLHRDIKPGNVIVGRHGETLVVDWGLAKASGHADLDAAAGERPLVPSSASGSAETLPGSALGTPAYMSPEQARGDLSSLGPASDVYSLGATLYCLLTGKPPFEGDDVGAVLRAVDRGELRPPRQHDPAIDPALEAICLKAMATRPEGRYPRARALAEDVERWMADEPNSSYRDPPLRRAGRWARRHRPLVAGAAALLVSAVAGLSVGAALIDRERSKAEANFRQARAAVDEYFTTVSESTLLNVPGLQPLRKELLDAARRYYRDFLRERGDDPAVRAEAASASFRVGWISQGLGEPEEAAGPYRIAADLYEQLARDHPDNVEYRRLLAIAHGAQGLLAGDDERTDEAMAAHRKALEIRKAIAKERPDDALALIDVARTHRNIGKVLRDTGRPDEALAEWDRAVAIARPLLDRPLPRAAGPNDLTGRNDLSAIVREDLGSVLLDRAVTLRESGRHAEARSSWEQARDLFEGLCGEQPGNLALRSRLADCYADGYSLEYDQGRLEDALGFMRRALKLREAMAVANPSIPVYRRAWAEDLVSLGWVLRLLGREAESLEAYRKATDLAEALLAEEEGDAYTTNLLAKSLNQRATILALAGRAAEALPLARRAVEVMDPIVREQPERIFHVSTLGNALRGLGRVEDAVGDPIAALAAFERAVAVDRSLADRYPACRYNLACSLALIVPLADPGCREAQALRAMAALRQARGAGYSNLANMKADPDLDPLRDREDFQHFLLNMAFPADPFARGR; encoded by the coding sequence ATGGCCGCCAGCGATCGCGACCTGCTCTTCGGCCTGCTCGCCCTCCAGAACGGCTTGATCGACCAGGTGCAGCTCGTCGGGGCATTCCAGGCCTGGACCCGGGACCGGGGCCGCGCGCTCGACGACCACCTCGTCGCCCTCGGCCACCTCGAGGCCGACGCGCGCGACGGCGTCGCGGCCATGTTGGTCCTGCACCTGAAGAAGAACGGCGGCGATACCGAGCGGAGCCTCGCGTCGCTGCCCGCAGGCCGATCGACCCGCGATCGGCTCGCGGCCCTGGCCGACCCCGAGCTGACCGGCTCAGTCGCCCGGATCGGCGGCGCGTCGGACGCCACCGAGGAGGGCGAGGGCGACGCCGGGCGCACGACCACCTACTCCGTCGGGACCGCGACCTCCGAGGGACAGCGGTTCCGCATCCTCCGGCCGCACGCCAGGGGTGGCCTGGGGGCCGTCTTCGTGGCGCTGGACGACGAGCTGCATCGCGAGGTGGCCCTCAAGAAGATCCTCGACGGCCACGCCGACGACCCGACCAGCCGGGCCCGGTTCCTGGCCGAGGCGGAGATCACCGGGGGCCTGGAACACCCGGGCATCGTCCCGGTCTACGGCCTGGGGTCCTTCGACGACGGCCGGCCCTACTACGCGATGCGGTTCATCCGCGGCGACTCGCTGAAGGAGGCCATCGGGCGGTTCCACGGGGACGAGTCAATCCGGCGCGACCCGGGCCGGAGATCGCTGGAGCTGCGCAAGCTGCTGAGGCGGTTCCTGGACGTCTGCAACGCGATCGAATACGCCCACGCCCGCGGGGTGCTGCACCGCGACATCAAGCCGGGCAACGTCATCGTCGGCCGGCACGGCGAGACGCTGGTGGTCGACTGGGGGCTGGCCAAGGCGTCGGGCCACGCCGACCTCGACGCGGCGGCCGGAGAGCGGCCGCTGGTGCCCAGCTCGGCCAGCGGATCGGCCGAGACCCTGCCCGGCTCGGCCCTGGGGACGCCGGCCTACATGAGCCCCGAGCAGGCCCGGGGCGACCTGAGTTCCCTCGGCCCGGCCAGCGACGTGTACAGCCTCGGCGCCACGCTCTACTGCCTGCTGACCGGCAAGCCGCCGTTCGAGGGCGACGACGTCGGCGCCGTGCTCCGGGCGGTGGATCGGGGCGAGCTTCGGCCCCCCCGCCAGCACGACCCGGCGATCGACCCGGCGCTGGAGGCGATCTGCCTGAAGGCGATGGCCACCCGGCCGGAGGGCCGCTACCCGAGGGCGCGGGCCCTGGCCGAGGATGTTGAACGTTGGATGGCCGACGAGCCGAACTCGTCCTATCGTGACCCGCCCCTGCGGCGCGCGGGCCGGTGGGCGCGTCGGCATCGGCCGCTGGTCGCTGGGGCGGCGGCGCTGCTCGTCTCGGCGGTGGCCGGGCTGTCGGTCGGGGCGGCGCTGATCGACCGCGAGCGATCGAAGGCCGAGGCGAATTTCCGACAGGCCCGCGCCGCGGTGGACGAGTACTTCACCACGGTGAGCGAGAGCACCCTGCTCAACGTGCCCGGCCTGCAGCCCCTCCGCAAGGAGCTGCTCGACGCGGCCCGACGCTACTATCGTGACTTCCTCCGCGAGCGCGGCGACGACCCGGCCGTCCGGGCCGAGGCCGCATCGGCCTCCTTCCGCGTCGGCTGGATCAGCCAGGGACTCGGCGAGCCGGAGGAGGCGGCGGGGCCTTATCGGATCGCCGCCGACCTCTACGAGCAATTGGCCCGGGACCATCCCGACAACGTCGAGTACCGCCGCCTGCTGGCCATCGCCCACGGCGCCCAGGGCCTGTTGGCGGGGGACGACGAGCGGACGGACGAGGCGATGGCGGCCCACCGCAAGGCCCTGGAGATCCGCAAGGCGATCGCGAAGGAGCGCCCGGACGACGCCCTCGCCCTGATCGACGTGGCGCGGACCCATCGCAATATCGGCAAGGTGCTCCGCGATACGGGCAGGCCCGACGAGGCCCTGGCCGAGTGGGATCGGGCCGTCGCGATCGCCCGGCCGCTGCTCGATCGGCCGCTGCCCCGGGCCGCCGGCCCGAACGACCTGACCGGGCGCAACGACCTGTCGGCCATCGTCCGCGAGGACCTGGGGAGCGTCCTGCTCGATCGCGCCGTGACCCTTCGCGAGTCGGGGAGGCACGCCGAGGCCCGGTCCTCCTGGGAGCAGGCCCGCGACCTCTTCGAGGGGCTCTGCGGCGAACAGCCCGGCAACCTGGCGCTCCGCTCCCGGCTGGCGGACTGCTACGCAGACGGCTATTCGCTGGAGTACGACCAGGGCCGCCTCGAGGACGCGCTCGGCTTCATGCGGCGTGCCCTGAAGCTCCGCGAGGCGATGGCCGTCGCCAACCCATCGATCCCCGTGTATCGCCGCGCGTGGGCGGAGGACCTGGTGTCGCTCGGCTGGGTGCTGCGGCTGCTCGGCCGAGAGGCCGAATCCCTGGAGGCCTACCGCAAGGCGACCGACCTGGCCGAGGCGCTGCTCGCCGAGGAGGAGGGGGACGCGTACACCACGAACCTGCTGGCCAAGTCCCTCAACCAGCGTGCCACCATCCTCGCCCTCGCGGGCCGGGCGGCCGAGGCGTTGCCGCTGGCGCGTCGGGCCGTGGAGGTCATGGATCCGATCGTCCGCGAGCAGCCCGAGCGGATCTTCCACGTTAGCACGCTCGGCAACGCGCTCCGCGGCCTGGGCCGCGTGGAGGACGCCGTCGGCGACCCGATCGCGGCCCTCGCGGCCTTCGAGCGGGCGGTCGCGGTCGACCGATCGCTGGCCGACCGGTACCCCGCCTGCCGGTACAACCTGGCGTGCAGCCTGGCCCTGATCGTGCCGCTCGCCGACCCGGGCTGCCGCGAGGCCCAGGCCCTCCGGGCGATGGCGGCCCTGAGGCAGGCCCGGGGCGCCGGCTATTCGAACCTCGCGAACATGAAGGCCGACCCCGACCTCGACCCCCTCCGCGACCGCGAGGACTTCCAGCACTTCCTGCTCAACATGGCCTTCCCCGCCGACCCGTTCGCCCGTGGTCGTTGA